A region from the Corallococcus caeni genome encodes:
- a CDS encoding acetyl-CoA carboxylase carboxyltransferase subunit alpha, with translation MATGIGYALDFERPLIELEKKIEELKVLSTSGTVDFSSEISKLEKKAKKLQTEIFSDLTRWQVVQLSRHSSRPYFLDYVQYLFTDFFEMCGDRHFGEDPSIVGGFARFDGKTVMLIGHQKGRNTKENMARNFGMPRPEGYRKARRLMELAERMEKPILTFVDTPGAYPGIGAEERGQAEAIAVNLEVMSRLRVPIISTVVGEGGSGGALAIGVGNRVLMFQNSVYSVISPEGCASILFRDATKADKAADAMRPTAQDLLEMKIIDEVIPEPPGGAHRDAAKAADALGKTLRKHLGQLAELSPDALVRDRYDKFRALGMFSGK, from the coding sequence ATGGCAACCGGCATTGGCTACGCGCTCGACTTCGAGCGCCCGCTCATCGAGCTGGAAAAGAAGATCGAGGAGCTGAAGGTCCTCTCCACCAGCGGCACCGTGGATTTCTCCTCGGAGATCTCCAAGCTGGAGAAGAAGGCGAAGAAGCTCCAGACGGAGATCTTCAGCGACCTGACCCGCTGGCAGGTGGTGCAGCTTTCGCGTCACAGCTCGCGGCCGTACTTCCTGGACTACGTCCAGTACCTGTTCACGGACTTCTTCGAGATGTGCGGCGACCGGCACTTCGGCGAGGACCCGTCCATCGTCGGCGGCTTCGCGCGCTTCGATGGCAAGACGGTGATGCTCATCGGCCACCAGAAGGGGCGCAACACCAAGGAGAACATGGCGCGCAACTTCGGCATGCCGCGCCCGGAGGGCTACCGCAAGGCGCGCCGGCTGATGGAGCTGGCCGAGCGGATGGAGAAGCCCATCCTCACCTTCGTGGACACGCCGGGCGCGTACCCGGGCATCGGCGCGGAGGAGCGCGGCCAGGCGGAGGCCATCGCCGTGAACCTGGAGGTCATGAGCCGGCTGCGCGTGCCCATCATCTCCACCGTGGTGGGCGAGGGCGGCTCCGGCGGCGCGCTGGCCATTGGCGTGGGCAACCGCGTGCTCATGTTCCAGAACAGCGTCTACTCCGTCATCTCTCCGGAGGGCTGCGCCTCCATCCTCTTCCGCGACGCGACGAAGGCGGACAAGGCCGCGGACGCGATGCGCCCCACGGCGCAGGACCTGCTGGAGATGAAGATCATCGACGAGGTGATTCCGGAGCCTCCCGGCGGCGCGCACCGCGACGCGGCCAAGGCGGCCGACGCGCTGGGCAAGACGCTGCGCAAGCACCTGGGCCAGCTGGCGGAGCTGTCGCCGGACGCGCTGGTGCGCGACCGCTACGACAAGTTCCGCGCGCTCGGCATGTTCTCCGGCAAGTAA
- a CDS encoding CAP domain-containing protein, translating to MRGVLLGLLLAGVSVPPVPASAATPSPAVASVAAPAPAGQDLPPPVAEETPQAQEARARLHVQREFERVGRRAPTSDKALEAAARRLAREALTEFSTGAPDLLTLTEAVSDSGAADPSPKVLVIRAWVHAHAIETFLARTDFNDERVSHYGVGIAFLGERAALVLLTADRKAEVLPFPRTLAKAGTERRVCGRLVPPLRSPQVFVTRPDGEVDAVALSRAPSGTNGFCALVTFETPGAYTVEFVGQGNAGPEVASLFLVQVGARTGRGGQEAQREPTTLAEARTALYERINTLRRAHQLPELTPDPVLEDVSLRYSTRMATEGFFAHIAPDGSTLTRRLPEGTRYVRAGENLGLAAGPLAAHFGIEHSPGHRKNLMDPAFRFMGVGVAFQKVDGRDQAIITEVFTAASPGATLPADPVSDVYEALSRHRATLKLPPLVRSEALERLAHEHARRALAQDEPTAGDGDPSPLHERVFTALPDAGTASVDFFVVGDPGAVPESRSLATATNTRVGVGLVRGNSKRFGQGQYWVAVIYAAVP from the coding sequence ATGAGGGGCGTGCTCCTGGGCCTGCTGCTCGCAGGGGTGTCCGTCCCTCCAGTCCCCGCGTCCGCCGCGACGCCCTCCCCTGCGGTGGCCTCCGTCGCCGCCCCGGCCCCCGCGGGCCAGGACCTCCCGCCCCCCGTCGCGGAGGAGACGCCCCAGGCCCAGGAGGCCCGGGCCCGGCTGCACGTCCAGCGCGAGTTCGAGCGCGTGGGCCGGCGCGCGCCCACGAGCGACAAGGCGCTGGAGGCCGCGGCCCGGAGGCTCGCGCGCGAGGCCCTGACGGAGTTCTCCACCGGCGCCCCGGACCTGCTCACGCTGACGGAGGCGGTCAGCGACTCGGGCGCCGCGGATCCATCCCCCAAGGTGCTGGTCATCCGCGCCTGGGTGCACGCGCACGCCATCGAGACGTTCCTCGCCCGCACGGACTTCAACGACGAGCGCGTGAGCCACTACGGCGTGGGCATCGCCTTCCTGGGCGAGCGCGCCGCGCTGGTGCTGCTCACCGCGGACCGCAAGGCGGAGGTGCTCCCCTTCCCCCGGACGCTCGCCAAGGCCGGGACGGAGAGGCGCGTGTGCGGCCGGCTGGTGCCGCCGCTGCGAAGCCCGCAGGTCTTCGTCACCCGGCCGGATGGCGAGGTGGACGCCGTGGCCCTGAGCCGTGCGCCCTCCGGCACCAACGGGTTCTGCGCCCTGGTGACCTTCGAGACGCCCGGCGCCTACACCGTGGAGTTTGTGGGCCAGGGGAACGCGGGGCCGGAGGTGGCGTCGCTGTTCCTGGTGCAGGTGGGCGCCCGGACCGGGCGCGGTGGACAGGAAGCGCAGCGCGAACCCACCACGCTGGCCGAGGCCCGCACCGCCCTCTACGAGCGAATCAACACCCTGCGCCGCGCGCACCAGTTGCCGGAGCTCACTCCGGATCCGGTGCTGGAGGACGTGTCGCTGCGCTACAGCACGCGCATGGCCACGGAGGGCTTCTTCGCCCACATCGCACCGGACGGCTCCACGCTCACGCGCCGGCTCCCGGAGGGCACGCGCTACGTGCGCGCCGGAGAGAACCTGGGGCTGGCGGCCGGTCCGCTCGCGGCGCACTTCGGCATCGAGCACAGCCCTGGCCACCGCAAGAACCTGATGGACCCCGCGTTCCGCTTCATGGGCGTGGGCGTGGCGTTCCAGAAGGTGGACGGCCGCGACCAGGCCATCATCACGGAGGTCTTCACCGCGGCCTCGCCCGGCGCGACGCTGCCGGCGGACCCGGTGTCGGACGTTTACGAGGCCCTCTCCCGGCACCGCGCCACGCTCAAGCTGCCGCCCCTGGTGCGCAGCGAGGCGCTGGAGCGGCTGGCACACGAACACGCCCGCCGCGCGCTGGCGCAGGACGAACCGACCGCGGGAGACGGCGACCCGTCCCCCCTGCACGAGCGCGTGTTCACCGCGCTGCCGGATGCGGGCACCGCGTCGGTGGACTTCTTCGTCGTGGGAGACCCAGGCGCCGTGCCGGAGTCACGCAGCCTGGCCACCGCCACCAACACCCGCGTAGGCGTGGGACTGGTGCGGGGCAACTCCAAGCGCTTCGGCCAGGGTCAGTACTGGGTGGCCGTCATCTACGCCGCGGTCCCCTGA
- the cmk gene encoding (d)CMP kinase, with protein sequence MSARPFIVAIDGPAGAGKSSVSKLLARRLNFALVDTGAIYRCVALMATREGIAFDDDAKLGELLGRVRIHFQVVGEENHVFLGGEDVSSEIRTPPISMGASQVSGRPVVRAGLLALQRRLALEAPSGAILEGRDIGTVVFPDADVKFFLAADPEVRARRRFEELFQKGVDSSLEAVLTDQTRRDAADSGREVAPLKPAEDAVHVDSSSMPLSEVVQSLEHEIERRRAARGA encoded by the coding sequence TTGAGCGCGCGGCCGTTCATCGTCGCCATCGACGGGCCGGCCGGGGCGGGCAAGTCCTCCGTGTCCAAGCTGCTGGCGCGGCGGCTGAACTTCGCGCTGGTGGACACGGGCGCCATCTACCGCTGCGTGGCGCTGATGGCCACGCGCGAGGGCATCGCGTTCGACGACGACGCGAAGCTGGGCGAGCTGCTCGGGCGCGTGCGCATCCACTTCCAGGTGGTGGGCGAGGAGAACCACGTCTTCCTGGGCGGCGAGGACGTGTCGTCGGAGATCCGCACGCCGCCCATCTCCATGGGGGCGTCGCAGGTGTCCGGGCGGCCGGTGGTGCGCGCGGGGCTGCTGGCGCTCCAGCGGCGGCTGGCGCTGGAGGCGCCGTCGGGCGCCATCCTGGAGGGCCGGGACATTGGCACGGTGGTGTTCCCGGACGCGGACGTGAAGTTCTTCCTCGCGGCGGACCCGGAGGTGCGGGCGCGCCGCCGCTTCGAGGAGCTGTTCCAGAAGGGCGTGGACAGCAGCCTGGAGGCCGTCCTCACGGACCAGACGCGCCGCGACGCCGCGGACTCCGGGCGCGAAGTGGCGCCCCTGAAGCCCGCCGAGGACGCGGTGCACGTGGACTCCAGCAGCATGCCGCTGTCGGAGGTGGTCCAGTCGCTGGAGCACGAAATCGAGCGCCGCCGGGCCGCGCGCGGCGCCTGA
- a CDS encoding DUF721 domain-containing protein, with product MARSEPKTLESLLPRVLARLAGESGRASSLMPLWVAAAGENIARHSRPHQLDGTTLVISVESAEWAQVLTRQADSLCERLNERLGPGTVKALTFQLESR from the coding sequence ATGGCGCGCAGCGAACCGAAGACCCTGGAGAGCCTGCTGCCCCGAGTGCTGGCGCGTCTGGCGGGAGAGTCGGGCCGCGCCTCCTCGCTGATGCCGCTCTGGGTCGCGGCGGCGGGAGAGAACATCGCGAGGCACAGCCGTCCGCACCAGCTTGACGGCACCACACTGGTCATCTCCGTGGAGAGCGCCGAGTGGGCCCAGGTCCTCACCCGGCAGGCGGACTCCCTCTGCGAGCGGCTCAACGAGAGGCTCGGCCCCGGCACCGTGAAGGCGCTCACGTTCCAACTGGAGTCGCGATGA
- a CDS encoding transglycosylase SLT domain-containing protein, producing MSWTGWVAGWVTTAALGQSPATLEAVRLHRSDAAALARAELTACEKAKCPDAGRLGLLAGTLVLSDGDAAQARDLLTRHAPPAPLEAFHAFYLGQARFYAGDPDGAAKDFERALEKASPALAVRARARLGESLLDAHRPRDAAPVLESAAAAQPTPELLFQRAQARAATGNAAGLRADLKTVALRFPTHPYADEALERLAELKPSVKLTLPEYLQRVREFLSDGAPERAEEELATAEKRSLVKGAPAQAQVALLRAQVLFARGKREEAEKALAVARKGPPAIAAEAALVVARRALRSDDNEKARKLMAALDKAYPSQSAGEEGAFFAAWLDLQGGRFEDAAKSFADYEKRYKGSRRRDEAMWFRALSHIRLEQYAKARQALDDLVTAYPKTSLAPQARYWQARTEELGGGKPAAVGPGYEAVITAAPASFYALLATERLRELGRTPPAAFPQPPKQLTLPRPPELELAVALTRAGLFRDAADEVRSRVSDLRTADQALPFAHALLQLGEFGHAHVVAARYLWGRAFGAKAPDALAAFYPRAFAQAVETEATRQALDPFLVWAIMRRESAFRPEVMSAADARGLMQIIPPTATEIAQKMAEPAPAPADLFAPERNIRYGAWYLAQLMKRFAHPALAAAAYNAGPKAAVRWTQERGTLPLDLFVESIPYRETRGYVKQVVADLYLYHRFYEKDGTQARLAMTVPAPSTDGVTF from the coding sequence ATGAGTTGGACCGGTTGGGTGGCGGGCTGGGTGACGACGGCGGCGCTGGGGCAGTCCCCGGCGACGCTGGAGGCCGTCCGCCTGCACCGGTCCGACGCCGCGGCGCTCGCGCGGGCGGAGCTCACGGCCTGCGAAAAGGCGAAATGCCCGGATGCGGGCCGCCTGGGCCTGCTCGCCGGGACGCTCGTGCTCTCCGACGGGGACGCGGCCCAGGCCCGGGACCTGCTCACCCGCCACGCGCCCCCGGCGCCCCTGGAGGCCTTCCACGCCTTCTACCTGGGCCAGGCGCGCTTCTACGCGGGCGACCCCGACGGCGCGGCGAAGGATTTCGAGCGGGCCCTGGAGAAGGCCTCCCCGGCCCTGGCCGTGCGCGCGCGCGCCCGGCTGGGGGAGTCGCTGCTGGACGCACACCGGCCCAGGGACGCGGCCCCGGTGCTGGAGTCGGCGGCGGCGGCGCAGCCCACCCCGGAGCTGCTGTTCCAGCGCGCCCAGGCCCGCGCGGCCACCGGCAACGCGGCTGGGCTGAGGGCGGACCTGAAGACCGTGGCGCTGCGCTTCCCCACCCACCCCTACGCGGACGAGGCGCTGGAGCGGCTGGCGGAGCTGAAGCCCTCGGTGAAGCTCACCCTGCCCGAGTACCTCCAGCGCGTCCGGGAGTTCCTCTCCGACGGCGCGCCGGAGCGGGCCGAGGAGGAGCTGGCGACGGCGGAGAAGCGGTCGCTGGTGAAGGGCGCGCCCGCGCAGGCGCAGGTGGCGCTCCTGCGGGCGCAGGTGCTCTTCGCGCGCGGCAAGCGGGAGGAGGCGGAGAAGGCGCTCGCGGTGGCGCGCAAGGGGCCGCCGGCCATCGCCGCGGAGGCCGCGCTGGTGGTGGCGCGCCGGGCGCTGCGCTCGGACGACAACGAGAAGGCGCGCAAGCTGATGGCCGCGCTGGACAAGGCCTATCCGTCCCAGTCCGCCGGTGAGGAAGGCGCGTTCTTCGCCGCGTGGTTGGATTTGCAGGGTGGCCGCTTCGAGGACGCCGCGAAGTCCTTCGCGGACTACGAGAAGCGCTACAAGGGCTCGCGCCGCCGCGACGAGGCCATGTGGTTCCGCGCCCTCTCGCACATCCGGCTGGAGCAGTACGCCAAGGCGCGCCAGGCGCTGGACGACCTGGTGACGGCCTACCCGAAGACGAGCCTGGCGCCGCAGGCCCGCTACTGGCAGGCGCGCACGGAGGAGCTGGGCGGCGGCAAGCCGGCGGCGGTGGGGCCGGGCTACGAGGCCGTCATCACCGCGGCGCCCGCGTCGTTCTACGCGCTGCTCGCGACGGAGCGGCTGCGCGAGCTGGGGCGCACGCCGCCCGCGGCCTTCCCGCAGCCTCCGAAGCAGCTCACCCTCCCCCGCCCGCCGGAGCTGGAGCTGGCGGTGGCGCTCACGCGCGCGGGCCTCTTCCGCGACGCGGCGGACGAGGTGCGGTCGCGCGTGTCGGACCTGCGCACCGCGGACCAGGCGTTGCCGTTCGCGCACGCGCTCCTGCAACTGGGCGAGTTCGGCCACGCGCACGTGGTGGCGGCGCGCTACCTGTGGGGCCGGGCCTTCGGGGCCAAGGCGCCGGACGCGCTGGCCGCGTTCTACCCGCGGGCCTTCGCGCAGGCGGTGGAGACGGAGGCCACGCGGCAGGCGCTGGATCCGTTCCTCGTGTGGGCCATCATGCGGCGGGAGAGCGCCTTCCGCCCGGAGGTGATGAGCGCGGCGGACGCGCGCGGGCTCATGCAGATCATCCCGCCCACGGCGACGGAGATCGCCCAGAAGATGGCGGAGCCCGCGCCCGCCCCGGCGGACCTCTTCGCCCCGGAGCGCAACATCCGCTACGGCGCGTGGTACCTGGCACAGCTGATGAAGCGCTTCGCGCACCCGGCGCTCGCGGCGGCGGCCTACAACGCGGGCCCCAAGGCGGCGGTGCGCTGGACGCAGGAGCGCGGCACGCTGCCGCTGGACCTGTTCGTGGAGTCCATCCCGTACCGGGAGACGCGCGGCTACGTGAAGCAGGTGGTGGCGGACCTGTACCTCTACCACCGCTTCTACGAGAAGGACGGCACCCAGGCCCGGCTGGCCATGACGGTGCCCGCCCCCTCCACGGACGGCGTCACCTTCTGA
- a CDS encoding tetratricopeptide repeat protein, producing MVLALSLALALSAAPSTPPSGKALNTQGFRLYQSGRYPEALEKFQAAAQATPDYALAHYNAAATLGLLRKQGKVCEYSAHRDVIVEKLATAVRLDPRRLQRAKEDKDLDVIRDTLGWQKLLGLTPEQEASVPTLLRNVSWYGPGVGVYGTTRALKFKDGGRVELWKKDIDDSGTPKESRIQGTYTVKGRAVTVTLPKAAPVTGSLDAAGALTFPEPLGGFTDSPSECEA from the coding sequence ATGGTCCTCGCCCTCTCCCTGGCCCTGGCGCTGTCCGCCGCCCCGTCCACGCCCCCGTCGGGCAAGGCCCTCAACACCCAGGGCTTCCGCCTCTACCAGTCCGGCCGTTATCCAGAGGCGCTGGAGAAGTTCCAGGCGGCCGCCCAGGCCACCCCGGACTATGCCCTGGCGCACTACAACGCCGCCGCCACCCTGGGCCTGCTGCGCAAGCAGGGCAAGGTGTGCGAGTACAGCGCCCACCGCGACGTCATCGTGGAGAAGCTGGCCACCGCCGTGCGCCTGGACCCGCGCCGCCTCCAGCGGGCGAAGGAGGACAAGGACCTGGACGTCATCCGGGACACACTGGGCTGGCAGAAGCTGCTGGGCCTCACCCCGGAGCAGGAGGCCAGCGTCCCCACCCTCCTCCGGAACGTGTCCTGGTACGGCCCCGGCGTGGGCGTCTACGGCACCACGCGCGCCCTCAAGTTCAAGGACGGCGGGCGCGTGGAGCTGTGGAAGAAGGACATCGACGACTCCGGCACACCGAAGGAGTCGCGCATCCAGGGCACGTACACGGTGAAGGGCCGCGCCGTGACGGTGACGCTGCCGAAGGCCGCGCCCGTCACCGGGAGCCTCGACGCGGCGGGCGCCCTCACCTTCCCGGAGCCCCTGGGTGGCTTCACCGACAGTCCGTCCGAATGCGAGGCCTGA
- the hisC gene encoding histidinol-phosphate transaminase: MRPLVPPYVETLKAYVPGKPIEETEREYGLTGVIKLASNENPLGPSPRAVEAMRNAAGQVNLYPDATSFHLVRRLAAHLGVKPEEVVLGSGSNELIELLIRTFTTPEEEILLCKGSFPAYRISAQAHGRAFVEVPMREGFRYDLEAMARAVTPRTRMVFLANPDNPTGTTFGRKDLETFLQAVPKDVLVVHDEAYAEFVDWPDYASAVELFHTYPNLVGLRTFSKIHGLAGIRLGSAVMDAKLAGYVHRTRMPFNLTTVAQAAGMAALEDTEHVERTRENNRVGLRYFGEELPKLGLTLTESHANFVFVDCHRPGAEVYEQLLRRGVIVRPMAGNGHPNCLRISVGTPQENARCVAALKEVLS, encoded by the coding sequence ATGCGACCGCTCGTTCCTCCCTACGTCGAGACGCTCAAGGCCTACGTCCCCGGCAAGCCCATCGAGGAGACCGAGCGGGAGTACGGCCTCACCGGCGTCATCAAGCTGGCCTCCAACGAGAACCCGCTGGGCCCGTCGCCCCGCGCGGTGGAGGCCATGCGCAACGCCGCGGGCCAGGTGAACCTGTACCCGGACGCCACCAGCTTCCACCTGGTGCGCAGGCTGGCCGCGCACCTGGGCGTGAAGCCCGAGGAAGTGGTGCTGGGCAGCGGCTCCAACGAGCTGATTGAACTGCTCATCCGCACGTTCACCACGCCGGAGGAGGAGATCCTCCTCTGCAAGGGCTCGTTCCCCGCGTACCGCATCTCCGCGCAGGCGCACGGCCGTGCGTTCGTGGAGGTGCCCATGCGCGAGGGCTTCCGTTACGACCTGGAGGCCATGGCCCGCGCCGTCACGCCGCGCACGCGCATGGTGTTCCTGGCCAACCCGGACAACCCCACGGGCACCACCTTCGGGCGCAAGGACCTGGAGACGTTCCTCCAGGCGGTGCCCAAGGACGTGCTCGTCGTCCACGACGAGGCCTACGCTGAGTTCGTGGACTGGCCCGACTACGCGAGCGCGGTGGAGCTGTTCCACACGTATCCGAACCTCGTGGGGCTGCGCACGTTCAGCAAGATCCACGGGCTGGCCGGCATCCGGCTGGGCTCGGCGGTGATGGACGCGAAGCTGGCGGGCTACGTGCACCGCACGCGCATGCCGTTCAACCTGACGACGGTGGCGCAGGCGGCGGGCATGGCGGCGCTGGAGGACACGGAGCACGTGGAGCGCACGCGTGAGAACAACCGCGTGGGGCTGCGCTACTTCGGGGAGGAGCTTCCGAAGCTGGGGCTCACGCTGACGGAGAGCCACGCGAACTTCGTCTTCGTGGACTGCCACCGTCCGGGGGCCGAGGTCTACGAGCAGCTCCTGCGCCGGGGCGTCATCGTGCGGCCCATGGCGGGCAACGGCCACCCGAACTGCCTGCGCATCTCCGTGGGCACGCCGCAGGAGAACGCCCGGTGCGTGGCCGCGCTGAAGGAGGTCCTGTCTTGA
- a CDS encoding ArsA family ATPase: MSDARALHFFGGKGGVGKTTLAAAYAVRLSEEAPKHRVLVVSLDPVQSLSDLVKKKLPAKPTKLQAGKGEGGLFGAELNPAALLKPFLAEYLPALAKAAVKGTHLSDEEMGKLYQQAVPGLEELVALFHVVDLLESGEYDRIVVDTAPTSHTLRLFDMPAQLRKFLGFVKAGQDRAAPAPSGKGKKAAAAAEAAPAGFLEQVGQKAEKLLALLKDPARTAFHLVALAEPVPEAQTRMYFTQLRERGLPVTEVVVNQVEDHEGCPACQGRRGLQAPHVRKYQALDKTVPVNLLGRREVAPRGLDGLKEFAKEWAAGKETKALEFSAAEGPPALVRAPSMPPIAAPPLPPTRLIFFVGQGGVGKSSCAAAAAVTLTEKEGPVLLISTDPAHSLSDVLQSRLTDTETQVKGTKGLYARELDMAGWFNALRKRLKEKAEKAFEGAPKAGNDVPADLLYLRNLLECAPPGIDELAAMSVLTDALVQERFKRIVVDSSPQVTNVRVVELADIAKTWLGALHGILNKHRAKGLGELADDLAAMLKHVKRFEDALASPSESRFVVVTRGEDLAASRTERLVEYLKEKKLQVERVLVNRVGPKSTCEKCENRRKLELNAAKAMEKKIGLPVTMAPALGRHPAGLRELKAFRTAWYALSAPPAKIKAA, translated from the coding sequence ATGAGCGACGCGAGAGCACTTCACTTCTTCGGCGGCAAGGGCGGGGTTGGCAAGACCACGCTCGCGGCAGCGTACGCGGTGAGGCTCTCGGAAGAAGCGCCCAAGCACCGGGTGCTGGTCGTCTCGTTGGATCCGGTCCAGTCCCTGTCGGACCTGGTGAAGAAGAAGCTGCCGGCGAAGCCCACCAAGCTGCAGGCGGGCAAGGGCGAGGGCGGCCTGTTCGGCGCGGAGCTGAACCCCGCCGCGCTGCTCAAGCCGTTCCTGGCGGAGTACCTGCCGGCGCTGGCGAAGGCGGCGGTGAAGGGCACGCACCTGTCGGACGAGGAGATGGGCAAGCTCTACCAGCAGGCGGTGCCCGGGCTGGAGGAGCTGGTGGCCCTCTTCCACGTGGTGGACCTGCTGGAGTCGGGCGAGTACGACCGCATCGTGGTGGACACGGCGCCCACCAGCCACACGCTGCGCCTGTTCGACATGCCGGCGCAGCTGCGCAAGTTCCTGGGCTTCGTGAAGGCGGGCCAGGACCGCGCCGCCCCGGCCCCCAGCGGCAAGGGCAAGAAGGCGGCCGCGGCGGCGGAGGCGGCTCCCGCGGGCTTCCTTGAGCAGGTGGGCCAGAAGGCGGAGAAGCTGCTGGCGCTGCTGAAGGACCCCGCGCGCACGGCCTTCCACCTGGTGGCGCTGGCGGAGCCGGTGCCCGAGGCGCAGACGCGCATGTACTTCACCCAGCTGCGCGAGCGCGGGCTGCCGGTGACGGAGGTGGTGGTCAACCAGGTGGAGGACCACGAGGGTTGCCCCGCGTGCCAGGGCCGCCGCGGCCTGCAGGCGCCGCACGTGCGCAAGTACCAGGCGCTGGACAAGACCGTGCCCGTGAACCTGCTGGGCCGCCGCGAGGTGGCGCCCCGGGGGCTGGACGGGCTGAAGGAGTTCGCCAAGGAGTGGGCGGCGGGCAAGGAGACCAAGGCGCTGGAGTTCAGCGCGGCGGAAGGGCCTCCGGCGCTGGTGCGCGCCCCGTCCATGCCTCCCATCGCGGCGCCCCCGCTGCCGCCCACGCGGCTCATCTTCTTCGTGGGCCAGGGCGGGGTGGGCAAGTCCTCCTGCGCGGCCGCCGCGGCGGTGACGCTGACGGAGAAGGAGGGGCCGGTGCTCCTCATCTCCACGGACCCCGCGCACTCGCTGTCGGACGTGCTCCAGAGCCGCCTGACGGACACCGAGACGCAGGTCAAGGGCACCAAGGGCCTGTACGCGCGCGAGCTGGACATGGCGGGCTGGTTCAACGCCCTGCGCAAGCGGCTGAAGGAGAAGGCGGAGAAGGCCTTCGAGGGCGCGCCCAAGGCGGGCAACGACGTGCCGGCGGACCTGCTCTACCTGCGCAACCTGCTGGAGTGCGCGCCCCCGGGCATCGACGAGCTGGCGGCCATGTCCGTGCTGACGGACGCGCTGGTGCAGGAGCGCTTCAAGCGCATCGTGGTGGACTCGTCGCCGCAGGTGACGAACGTGCGCGTGGTGGAGCTGGCGGACATCGCGAAGACGTGGCTGGGTGCGCTGCACGGCATCCTCAACAAGCACCGCGCCAAGGGCCTGGGCGAGCTGGCGGATGACCTGGCGGCGATGCTCAAGCACGTGAAGCGCTTCGAGGACGCGCTGGCGTCCCCCAGCGAGTCGCGCTTCGTCGTCGTGACGCGCGGCGAGGACCTGGCCGCGTCCCGCACGGAGCGGCTGGTGGAGTACCTCAAGGAGAAGAAGCTCCAGGTGGAGCGGGTGCTCGTCAACCGCGTGGGCCCCAAGTCCACCTGCGAGAAGTGCGAGAACCGCCGCAAGCTGGAGCTCAACGCGGCCAAGGCCATGGAGAAGAAGATTGGCCTGCCCGTGACGATGGCGCCCGCGCTGGGTCGTCACCCCGCGGGGCTGCGCGAGCTCAAGGCGTTCCGCACCGCGTGGTACGCGCTGTCCGCGCCGCCGGCGAAGATCAAGGCGGCCTGA